The sequence GCTTGCTGCTCCTGGGGGTACTGGTTTTGTTCGGCAGCAGTCTGATCGACCGTTACAGTGGAGTCCCAGTCTTGAATTATCATGGCATCGAAGACCATGAGCATAATCCGCTGATGTTGGGCGTGGCCGATTTTGACCGGCAGATGGCCTATTTGGCGCAAGAGGGTTATCATTCGATTACGCCGAAGCAGCTTTTGGCGCATCTCGAACAGGGAGCGGAATTGCCGTCAAAGCCAATCCTGATCACTTTTGACGATGGTTACCGCAACAATTACGATAATGCATACCCGATTTTAAAGAAATATGGCCTGACGGCGACGATCTTTCTCGTGACCGATACGGTCGGGACGAACGATTGGTATCTGAACTGGCAGCAGGTGGAAGAAATGCGCAAAGCCGGTTTTGTCTTCGGCTCGCACACGCTGAACCACGTGCCGCTCAACGATTTGTCGCAAGATGAGATTCGCTTCCAATTGACGAAGTCAAAAGAAGGCATGCAGTGGAAACTTGATGTTCCGATCGATTACTTCGCCTATCCGACCGGCGCATATAATGAGACGGTCGGCGAACTGGTACGGGAAGCGGGCTATAAGGCGGCGTTCACGATCGATTTCGGCCGCGTCAAGGTCGGCGACAATCCGTATGCGCTGGATCGCATCCCGATCCTCAAGACGAAAAGCCCGTTTTATCATTTCTATACGCGGCTCAACTTTACCACGCTGATGGGGAAAGCCAAGCTGGCCAAGGAATGGGTGCTTGGTCCGAGCACATTGACGTTGTAAGAAAAAAGCTCCTGTTTTGGCAAAATCAGCTTTGCCAAGCGGGAGCTTTTCTTGTAAAGGCGTAGGTTTCTCAGGCACAAATGCTGCGGTTGCGTCCGGAATTCTTTGCCCGATAGAGCGCATCGTCGGTCCGTTTGAAAAATTCGGCGGCGCTTTCCTTTTTCTGCAGAGCGGCGATACCGATGCTTAACGTGACGTTGACGACAACGTCGGGATTCGGACGAAACGCCTGTGCGGCAAATTGGCGACGGATGCGTTCGGCGATCTGTAGCGCCTGTTCCTGCGTAGCGCCGGGCAAGAGCGCGATGAATTCCTCGCCGCCGTAACGAAAAGCACTGTCGCTGTCGCGTAAGAGAAACGTCAAGGTTTGCCCCAAGCTTGCCAGAACATGGTCGCCCTCCCAGTGACCGTACGTGTCGTTGTAATGCTTGAAGTTGTCGAGGTCGAGGATCAAAAGAGCAAGCGGCGCATCATTTTTGTGCGCAAAGGAGATGCATTCTTGCAAATGGCTTTGGAAGCTGCGCTTGTTCTGTAAGCCGGTCAATGCGTCGGTCAGGCTGAGCTGCTGGAAATGACGCATGCGTTCTTGCAGCAGACGCTGTTTTTCCTGGAGCAGGCGCAGCCGGTCGGCCAGCGCGAGCGCGAGCAAAAGAATCTCGGCCGCGGTCGCAGGCACGAGGATGATTGAGGAAAAAGCGGGCAAAGGCAGATAAGCCGAAAGAATCCAAATCAGGATGCCGCAAAATAAGATGAGCCAGGCGGCCAAGTAGAAACGAGCGGCGCGAAAACCCTGGCGCAGACGGAAGAGAGCCAGCGTGATCATGCTGAGCGGGCCGATAAGACCAAGCAGATGTGCGAGCTGGTTCGCGGCGATGTTCCAGGCGGCGATGCCGAACGCGCCTTGCAGCACAGCCAGGCCGATCAGAAAGCGCAGCCAGTTTTTCCAGCGTTGGTGGCTGTTGTTCAGGTGCAGGAACGCTTCAGCAAAGAGGAGCGAGGCAATGAAGGTGCCGGAGAGCAAGAGCCAAAAGAAAAAATTGCCTGCATGGTACGGATAGTTAAAGAGGAGGCGGGCGTGGCCCTGCACCTGCAATTGGTAGAGGAACATGCCTGCGACATAGAGGCAGTAATAAAGATGCGCCTTATCGTGCAGCGCGCGATAAATGAAAAGATAAAAGAGACCGGCCGTCAGCAAGATGCCGTAAAAAAGGCCGAAGACGAGGTAATCTTGATTGATCTTTTGCCAAAAGGCGGCCTCTTGCCAGACGAGGACAGGAAGACGCAACGCCGAAGTGCTGGAAAGACGCAGATAGACGTAGTCGCTGCTCGGATAGAGATAAAAGGCCCAGGTGTTAGAGAAAATCTCCCTGTTTTCGGCGGGGCGGTCGTTGCCGACCGCGAAATAACGGTATTGGCCGGGTGTCTTTGCGGGCAGATAGACATCGATGCGGTCGATGTTGCCGTTGGCGAGCTGGAGGATCTGCCGCGTCTCGCTGAGGGGTTCGTTTACACGGAAGCGCAGCCAATATACGCGATCGGAAATGCCGAGCGAAAGCGTGTCCTGCGTTAAAGGCGCAAACGGCTGAGCGGCGATCTGTGACCAGTCGGCAGCGCCGCTCGAATCCTGCCAGATTTCAAAGGTCTGCACGCTTTGCGGCGGCTGGGCCTTTGCCGACGGCAGGCAAAGGAAGAGGCCGAAGCAAAGGAAGAGAAGATTGCGCAATAAGCGTTCGAATGACAAAGTGACGCCCTCCTTAGGAGTTGACGCGTTTTAAAAGAATCTTGACTTAGAGTTCGGGTTAAAAGTGAAAAGTCCTGCCATAAAATAAGACGAAAGACCTAAAAGGCGGGACAAACAGAAAAAAGACGCTCCTAAAGCAGGAGCGTCTTTGCCTTCTTTTAAATGCCGTCGCCGTCCAAGCCGGAGGGACCGCTGCCGTTTCCTTCCCAGACCGATAAGTCATAGGGTGTTTCCTGATAGACATAATAGTTCAGCCAGTTGGCGAACATCAGATTGGCGCTGCTGCGCCAGAGGACCATCGGCGTCTGGCCGGGATCGTCGCCCGGATAATAGTTCTGCGGCACGGCGATCGGCAGGCCGAGAGCCGCGTCGCGGTCGTATTCGCCTTTCAGCGTCAACGGATCGTATTCGGAGTGGCCGGTGATGAAGAAGCGACGCTGCTTTAAATCGGCGACCGCATATACGCCGGACGTTTCCGATTCGGATAAGATGTCGAGCTGCGGGATCTTTTCGATGTCGCAGCGCCGGACTTCGGTGTGACGCGAATGCGGCACGTAAAAGACATCGTCAAAGCCGCGAAACAGCTTGTCCTGCTTGGTGAAATTCTTAGTGTGCGCAAATACGCCGAACATCTTTTGCGGCAAAGCGTGTTTGGGGATGCCGTAGTGGTAATGCAGCCCGGCCTGTGCGCCCCAGCAGATATGGAGCGTCGAATAGACGTTTTTTTTGCTCCAGGCCATGATCTGGCAAAGTTCATCCCAGTAGGCGACGTCCTCGAACGGCATCTGCTCGACCGGCGCTCCGGTGATGATCATGCCGTCGTATTTGCGGTGCCTGACGTCGGCGAACGTCTCATAAAACTTGACCAGATGTTCCTGCGGCGTGTTGGTCGGCGCATAGGTCGCCGTGTAGAGAAAATCGACTTCGACCTGCAGCGGCGAATTGCTGAGCAGGCGGAGCAATTGGGTTTCCGTTGCGATCTTTGTCGGCATCAGGTTAAGCAGCAAGATGCGCAGCGGACGGATGTCCTGCGCATAGGCGCGGCCTTCTTCCATGACAAAGACGTTCTCTTTTTCCAGCGTAGCGGCCGCCGGAAGGTGATTCGGAATCTTAATGGGCACGGATGCATTACCTCCTGTTCAACTGTTAGCCTGTGACGTGAAAGTGTAAACGGACAAAGGGGCAAACGGTGATTATTAGTTGATACTGTAACCTATCTGCCGCAGAGAGTCAAGAGAATCGTCGCGCGATGCTCGGCGTGACGCAAGAGGAAAACGTGAAGAGAGGATGAAAAGGAAGAAATGCTTCTCTATTATTCGGACGGACATTATAATGAAAGAAGGAATCGAGTGAAAATTCACGAAAATACCTGCGGGTGATTCGCATGGATTGACAAAAAATGATAAAAAGCTATATAATGTGCCGAGATATTGCAGCCGTGCTGCTGACAATAGGAGAACGGAACGATGAGAACTTTGAACTTGCTCTATCAAACGACGGATGCGCTGCGCGAGTATGTACTGGAAAACAAGATGGCGGAAAACGGGGAACAGTGCCTGGTGCAGATTTTCAGCGGCATCAATGACGCCGTGCTGATCGCGTCGCTGATCAAAGAGCTGAGAGGCTTGCTGCCGAACGCGCATATCCTTGCAGCGACGACGGCCGGGGAAATCATCGACTGCCGCACGGAGTCCTCTTCCATCGTCCTTTCTTTCAGTCTCTTTGAAAAGACGGTGCTTCGCTCGGCGCTAATGGAAGGCGACGACTCGTTCGCGCTGGGCAAAGCACTGGCGGAGCAATTGGTGAGCGATGACAGCAAGGTGTTGCTGCTCTTTGGCAATTCGCTGACGATCAACGGCAGCGAGATGCTGGAAGGCGTGGCAGAAGCCGGCGTGCATTTCGTCGTGGCCGGCGGTTTTGCCGGCAACAACGGCTTCTATACCAATACCTTTGTCTGCTGCAATGAACAGCTCAGCTACACCGGCCTGGCGGGCGTCTCTCTGAGCGGTGCGGCGCTTGAGGTCATCACGGAACGGAATTTCGGCTGGCAGCCGATCGGCAAGACGATGACGGTCACCAAGGCGAAGAAAAATCGCGTCTATACGCTCGATGGCCAGCCGACGCAGGCCGTTTATGAAAAATATCTCGGTCAGGAAGTGGCGCGCTACCTGCCGGGCAGCGCGACCGAGTTTCCGCTCTTGCTGCTTGATGACATGGTGGCGCGTTGCCCGCTGGCCATGCCGGAAGAGCGCGACGGCTCGCTGTATTTCATCGGCAATGTGCCGGAAGGGGCGAGAGTGGCTTTTTCCTGCGGCAACGCCGAGCAGATCATCCGCCGCTCGAATGAAATGTTTGACGATTGGGCCGACAAAAGACTGGAGGCGATCTTCATCTATTCCTGCACCGCGCGCTATATGTTCATGCAGCAGCGGGTAGCCGAGGAGTGGCAGGCGTTTCGCGGCATCGCGATGGCGGGTTTTTTCACCTATGGCGAATATTTTCAGACGCCGCGCAAGAAGAACGTCCTCTTGAATATCACGACGACGATTCTGGGCCTGTCGGAACATGGGATCTGCACCCGACCGCGCGAGGCGCCGCCCGAATACGTCAGCGGTTTTTCGGCCGATAACTTCGTGGACGGCAAGAAGAATATGGTCGTGACGATGCTCAACAATCTGCTTACCGCGGTCGTGAAAGATCTCGAAGAGTCGAACGCCAGACTGGCGGAAAAGAACCAGCGGCTCGAAGCGCAGGCTGAAAAGCTCAGAGAGTCGCAGGAAGCGATGATCCAGCGTGAAAAAGCGGTCAGCCTGGGGCATCTGATGGCCGGGATCGCGCATAATCTGAAGACGCCGCTGATGAGCAGTTCCGGCGGTCTCTCACTGATCCGAAAGCTCGTCGGCCAGCTGGCCTGCTTCCCCGGAAATCTGGGACTGGTCAAGGAAATCGAGAGCTGGATCGGCGAAATTTACGAAAGCCTGCGCTACATTTCCGACGTGATTAACACGGTCAACGGTTATGTGGTCAATCCTTCCAAAGCGCAGTACGACTACGAGATCGATTTGCCGGACGTGGCCAGACGGGTCGGCATCTTGCTGCAGCATGAACTGAAGCAAAAAAAATGCCGTCTGGATTTAGTGATGGATTCCGAAGTGAACCGGGTGCGCCTGCGCAGCCATGAAAATGACCTGATCCAGGTATTGACGGTGCTGGTCAACAATGCCGGTGATGCGTATAAAGGAAAAGGCGGCGCCGTCAAGGTGCTGATGGCGATCAAATGGAGCCGGCTGGTGATCCGGGTCGAGGACGAGGGCTGCGGCATCAGTCCGGAAGTCGCGGCCAAGCTGTTTCGCGAGATGATTACGACCAAAGGGAAACACGGCACCGGGCTTGGACTTTATACGACCTATTCGATCATCCGCGGCCGTTTTCATGGCAGCATTTCATTTGCCACTTCGAAGAACGGGACGCAGTTTACCTTAGAATTGCCGCTGGCAGAGGAGCGAGGATGAAAATGGCGAAGAAAAAATTTAAGATCATGATTTTGGATGATGACAAGGCGCTGGTTCGTGTTTTGGCAGCGCATCTGGCGGATTATGAAACTGTGGGACTTACTGATGAGAGCGAGGCGCTCGAGCGTTTGCGCACGGAGGAGTTCGACCTCTTGATTCTCGATTATCTGCTGACGGACAGCAACGGCGAAGTGGTCGTCAAAAAGATTCGCGAATTCAATCAGAATCTGTATATTTTGCTTTTGACCGGCTGCGGGCCGAATACGCTGGAGCCGATGGAAGCATTAAAGGAATGGGACATTCAATTTTACTGCGAGAAAAGCGCGGACATCGAGCGGACGATGTTGATCATCGAAAGCGCGATCAAGAGCATCGTCTTTCTGCGCGGCAAACGGGTCTCGTTTGCCGATCGGCTGAAGGAAATGCGCGCACGGCATGGCCATAGCCAGGAACAGCTGGCGCAGATGGTCGGCGTCAAGCGCAGCGCGGTCGCGAACTGGGAACAGGGCGGTGAAGTCACGCTGGAAAATCTGAAACGTTTGTGCGCGATTTATCGCGTCAGCATGGACTACATGATCGGCAATATTTTTTAAAAAAACGCAAGCGCTGCAGCTTCGGCTGCGGCGTTTGCGTTTTTTTGCCTTCGGGGCAGGGATTGAAGGCGCGAAAGAGGAATCATTTATAATTAGCAGATAATTCCGCTCTTTAGTCTGAGCAAATAAAGCAGCAAGGAGGAGTTTCGATGCAGCAAGCGCTTAGCGAAGCAAAAGGGGAAACGAAGAAACGGGTGCGGGAACGCTTATATTTTTTTGATAATTTACGTACGGCGATCATCCTGCTGGTCATCGTCTTTCATGTCGCGATCAGTTTCATGCATAAACCGCCGCAGTGGTGGTATGTCATTGACACGCAAAACAGCAAGCTCTTCGATCTGTTCGTCATGCTTGCCGACGTCTTCATCATGCCGGTCCTCTTCCTTACCGCCGGCTATTTCGCGTTGCCCGCGCTGCTGCGCAAAGGCGGCAGCGCTTTTTGGCGGAGCAAGGGGCTGCGCATCGTACTGCCCTGGCTTTGCGGCGTGATGCTGTTTGCGCCGTTGATCACTTATATGATCTATTTCAGCCGTACCCCGACGCCGCCGCCTTATATTCCTTACTGGAGCGAAAAGTTTTTTCTTTCGCAGGATTATAACCAGGCACATTATTGGTTTTTAGGCGCGCTGGCCTGGTTCTACGCGGCACTGACCGCCGCTTTTTATCTGAAGCCAAAACGTTTTTATCCCAGCAAGTCGCCGCAGCATCCGACGACTCGCGCCTTTATCCTGTTCGGTTTCGTGACCGCAGGCGGTTTTCTGGTCGGCAATCTCTTTATGCCGGCCGATGCCTGGTTTCACAAACTGTATGTGTTTTCCTTCCAGCCCAGTCGCGTTTTCTTGTGCTTCGCCTATTTCTGCCTTGGCGTCTATGCGTGGAAAAAGCGCTGGTTTACGGCGAAAGGCTATCAGCCGGCCTTGCGAAACTGGCTGCCGCTGACAGGTCTGTCATTAATGGTTTTTGTCGCGTACCGTCTGGCTTTCACCTTAGAAACGCCGGTACCGCTTTTATTTAAAGTCGGACATGGAATCGTCCATGCGTTCTTTTGCCTGGCGATGACGTTTGCGTTACTGGCCGCATTCCGAACTTACGGCAACGGAGCGGGTCCGGTCTGGCGCAATCTGGCGAAGAATTCGTACGGCATCTACTATATCCATCAGTTTTTCGTTCTGGCGTTGACTTATGTCGTGCAGAAATGGACGGTGTCGGTCTGGTTGAAATATAGCGGCGTATCGCTGACTGCGCTGCTGTCGTGCTGGCTTTGCGCGGAACTGATTCGTCGCTTTTTGCCGCGCGAAAGTTGAAGCGAAGAAAAGAGCGACGCAGAGCAGAAAAAAACCTTTCGCTGGCAGCGAAAGGTTGGCGTTA comes from Azotosporobacter soli and encodes:
- a CDS encoding polysaccharide deacetylase family protein, with amino-acid sequence MVERRKKRGLLLLGGLLLLGVLVLFGSSLIDRYSGVPVLNYHGIEDHEHNPLMLGVADFDRQMAYLAQEGYHSITPKQLLAHLEQGAELPSKPILITFDDGYRNNYDNAYPILKKYGLTATIFLVTDTVGTNDWYLNWQQVEEMRKAGFVFGSHTLNHVPLNDLSQDEIRFQLTKSKEGMQWKLDVPIDYFAYPTGAYNETVGELVREAGYKAAFTIDFGRVKVGDNPYALDRIPILKTKSPFYHFYTRLNFTTLMGKAKLAKEWVLGPSTLTL
- a CDS encoding diguanylate cyclase, producing MSFERLLRNLLFLCFGLFLCLPSAKAQPPQSVQTFEIWQDSSGAADWSQIAAQPFAPLTQDTLSLGISDRVYWLRFRVNEPLSETRQILQLANGNIDRIDVYLPAKTPGQYRYFAVGNDRPAENREIFSNTWAFYLYPSSDYVYLRLSSTSALRLPVLVWQEAAFWQKINQDYLVFGLFYGILLTAGLFYLFIYRALHDKAHLYYCLYVAGMFLYQLQVQGHARLLFNYPYHAGNFFFWLLLSGTFIASLLFAEAFLHLNNSHQRWKNWLRFLIGLAVLQGAFGIAAWNIAANQLAHLLGLIGPLSMITLALFRLRQGFRAARFYLAAWLILFCGILIWILSAYLPLPAFSSIILVPATAAEILLLALALADRLRLLQEKQRLLQERMRHFQQLSLTDALTGLQNKRSFQSHLQECISFAHKNDAPLALLILDLDNFKHYNDTYGHWEGDHVLASLGQTLTFLLRDSDSAFRYGGEEFIALLPGATQEQALQIAERIRRQFAAQAFRPNPDVVVNVTLSIGIAALQKKESAAEFFKRTDDALYRAKNSGRNRSICA
- the metA gene encoding homoserine O-acetyltransferase MetA: MPIKIPNHLPAAATLEKENVFVMEEGRAYAQDIRPLRILLLNLMPTKIATETQLLRLLSNSPLQVEVDFLYTATYAPTNTPQEHLVKFYETFADVRHRKYDGMIITGAPVEQMPFEDVAYWDELCQIMAWSKKNVYSTLHICWGAQAGLHYHYGIPKHALPQKMFGVFAHTKNFTKQDKLFRGFDDVFYVPHSRHTEVRRCDIEKIPQLDILSESETSGVYAVADLKQRRFFITGHSEYDPLTLKGEYDRDAALGLPIAVPQNYYPGDDPGQTPMVLWRSSANLMFANWLNYYVYQETPYDLSVWEGNGSGPSGLDGDGI
- a CDS encoding FIST N-terminal domain-containing protein, with the translated sequence MRTLNLLYQTTDALREYVLENKMAENGEQCLVQIFSGINDAVLIASLIKELRGLLPNAHILAATTAGEIIDCRTESSSIVLSFSLFEKTVLRSALMEGDDSFALGKALAEQLVSDDSKVLLLFGNSLTINGSEMLEGVAEAGVHFVVAGGFAGNNGFYTNTFVCCNEQLSYTGLAGVSLSGAALEVITERNFGWQPIGKTMTVTKAKKNRVYTLDGQPTQAVYEKYLGQEVARYLPGSATEFPLLLLDDMVARCPLAMPEERDGSLYFIGNVPEGARVAFSCGNAEQIIRRSNEMFDDWADKRLEAIFIYSCTARYMFMQQRVAEEWQAFRGIAMAGFFTYGEYFQTPRKKNVLLNITTTILGLSEHGICTRPREAPPEYVSGFSADNFVDGKKNMVVTMLNNLLTAVVKDLEESNARLAEKNQRLEAQAEKLRESQEAMIQREKAVSLGHLMAGIAHNLKTPLMSSSGGLSLIRKLVGQLACFPGNLGLVKEIESWIGEIYESLRYISDVINTVNGYVVNPSKAQYDYEIDLPDVARRVGILLQHELKQKKCRLDLVMDSEVNRVRLRSHENDLIQVLTVLVNNAGDAYKGKGGAVKVLMAIKWSRLVIRVEDEGCGISPEVAAKLFREMITTKGKHGTGLGLYTTYSIIRGRFHGSISFATSKNGTQFTLELPLAEERG
- a CDS encoding helix-turn-helix domain-containing protein, which produces MAKKKFKIMILDDDKALVRVLAAHLADYETVGLTDESEALERLRTEEFDLLILDYLLTDSNGEVVVKKIREFNQNLYILLLTGCGPNTLEPMEALKEWDIQFYCEKSADIERTMLIIESAIKSIVFLRGKRVSFADRLKEMRARHGHSQEQLAQMVGVKRSAVANWEQGGEVTLENLKRLCAIYRVSMDYMIGNIF
- a CDS encoding acyltransferase family protein: MQQALSEAKGETKKRVRERLYFFDNLRTAIILLVIVFHVAISFMHKPPQWWYVIDTQNSKLFDLFVMLADVFIMPVLFLTAGYFALPALLRKGGSAFWRSKGLRIVLPWLCGVMLFAPLITYMIYFSRTPTPPPYIPYWSEKFFLSQDYNQAHYWFLGALAWFYAALTAAFYLKPKRFYPSKSPQHPTTRAFILFGFVTAGGFLVGNLFMPADAWFHKLYVFSFQPSRVFLCFAYFCLGVYAWKKRWFTAKGYQPALRNWLPLTGLSLMVFVAYRLAFTLETPVPLLFKVGHGIVHAFFCLAMTFALLAAFRTYGNGAGPVWRNLAKNSYGIYYIHQFFVLALTYVVQKWTVSVWLKYSGVSLTALLSCWLCAELIRRFLPRES